A window of the Syntrophothermus lipocalidus DSM 12680 genome harbors these coding sequences:
- the panC gene encoding pantoate--beta-alanine ligase, which yields MQVFTRVQEMQEWSLQQKRLGKKIGLVPTMGYLHDGHLSLVRRAKAECDVVIVSIFVNPLQFGVGEDYEEYPRDLTRDAALLEKEGVEATFAPSVKEMYPQGYSTTVEVGGEITAKLCGKSRPGHFKGVTTVVSKLFNICLPEVAYFGQKDAQQAMIIEKMVRELNFPLRIVRGPIVRESDGLAMSSRNVYLNEEERKSALVLSQALGLARELIENGETSVGKVKEAMINLINSKPFTDIDYVEIYNGEDLSDLAEIKGKVLVALAVRVGKTRLIDNLLLEV from the coding sequence ATGCAAGTATTCACCAGAGTACAAGAAATGCAAGAATGGAGCCTGCAACAGAAGCGGTTGGGGAAGAAAATCGGCCTGGTTCCTACCATGGGGTACCTTCACGACGGTCATCTTTCCTTGGTTAGGAGGGCGAAGGCCGAGTGTGACGTGGTCATAGTCAGCATTTTCGTGAACCCTTTGCAGTTTGGGGTGGGCGAGGACTACGAGGAATATCCCCGGGATCTCACGCGGGATGCGGCATTGCTGGAAAAAGAAGGGGTTGAAGCGACATTTGCCCCGAGCGTGAAAGAGATGTACCCGCAAGGGTATTCGACTACGGTCGAGGTGGGAGGCGAGATCACCGCCAAACTCTGCGGAAAATCGCGCCCCGGGCATTTTAAGGGCGTTACTACGGTTGTCAGCAAGCTTTTTAACATCTGTTTGCCTGAAGTAGCATACTTCGGCCAGAAAGACGCGCAACAGGCGATGATTATTGAAAAAATGGTCAGGGAGCTGAATTTTCCTCTCAGGATTGTCAGGGGGCCCATTGTCCGTGAATCGGACGGACTGGCCATGAGTTCGCGGAACGTATACTTGAACGAAGAGGAGCGAAAATCAGCCCTGGTTTTGTCCCAAGCCTTGGGCCTGGCCCGGGAACTCATCGAAAACGGTGAGACCAGCGTGGGAAAAGTTAAGGAGGCTATGATAAACCTGATCAATTCGAAACCTTTTACCGATATCGACTACGTCGAGATTTACAACGGAGAGGATCTCAGCGATTTGGCTGAGATCAAGGGTAAGGTCTTGGTGGCCTTAGCCGTAAGGGTGGGTAAGACGAGATTGATAGATAACCTTCTTTTGGAGGTGTGA
- a CDS encoding Rossmann-like and DUF2520 domain-containing protein, whose protein sequence is MRCGSETLGTVGKPAGPGFPDGHRGGLKLVKKRVGIIGAGVVGTAMGVILSRQGWEVTGVYDLRPESTRFLAQEVGARIGSSPTEVSRSADVVLVTTSDSAIEGVVRGIAKEGGFREGQFVAHMSGALSSDVLWAAREQGAITLSVHPVQSFASVERALQNLPGSVFSIEGDERGFELAAEVVKTLGGEFFFIDKKAKPLYHASACVVSNYLVTLVDFGLQLMEQAGIPRESAYRALSPLIEGTVNNIVNIGIPGALTGPIARGDVATVTRHLDSIREMMPEWLGFYRVVGYHTVDVARAKGTIDEETALTLKNLLGS, encoded by the coding sequence GTGAGATGTGGGAGCGAGACGTTAGGAACGGTTGGGAAGCCAGCGGGCCCGGGCTTTCCAGACGGACATCGAGGGGGTTTAAAATTAGTGAAAAAAAGGGTCGGCATTATCGGGGCGGGAGTGGTAGGAACCGCGATGGGGGTTATTCTTTCGCGGCAAGGCTGGGAGGTTACGGGGGTATATGATTTACGTCCCGAGTCTACTCGGTTTTTGGCCCAAGAAGTAGGAGCCCGGATCGGGTCTAGCCCCACGGAGGTTTCTCGCTCGGCAGATGTTGTCTTAGTGACCACCTCGGACTCGGCAATTGAAGGGGTGGTACGGGGAATCGCAAAGGAAGGGGGTTTTAGGGAGGGGCAGTTCGTAGCTCATATGAGCGGAGCCCTTAGTTCGGACGTTTTATGGGCCGCCCGCGAACAGGGAGCGATTACCTTATCTGTTCATCCCGTGCAGTCGTTTGCCAGTGTCGAAAGGGCATTGCAGAACCTGCCGGGTTCGGTTTTCAGTATTGAAGGGGACGAAAGGGGTTTCGAGCTGGCGGCTGAAGTGGTGAAAACGCTAGGAGGTGAGTTTTTCTTCATCGATAAGAAGGCCAAGCCTTTGTACCATGCGAGCGCCTGCGTGGTATCGAATTATCTGGTGACATTGGTTGACTTCGGGCTCCAGCTTATGGAACAAGCTGGGATACCCAGGGAGTCCGCCTATAGGGCTTTGTCGCCTCTTATCGAGGGAACAGTTAACAATATTGTAAATATTGGGATTCCCGGGGCGTTGACCGGGCCGATCGCTCGCGGGGATGTGGCAACGGTTACCCGCCATCTGGACTCTATTCGCGAGATGATGCCGGAATGGCTCGGGTTTTACCGGGTCGTTGGCTACCACACAGTTGACGTGGCCCGGGCTAAAGGAACGATAGACGAAGAGACTGCCTTGACCTTGAAGAACCTGCTAGGCAGCTGA
- a CDS encoding P1 family peptidase, with product MEAKITDIEGLKVGTAEDLEALTGCTVVLAEQGAVCGVDVRGSAPGTRETDLLSPLNLVEKVHAVLLAGGSAFGLEAASGIMEYLEERNIGYPTGKTVVPIVPGAVIFDLNVGDYRRRPDKAMGYRACLNAGEIVREGNVGAGTGATVGKALGHEYCTKSGQGSSAVRLEDGLIVGALAVVNAYGDIVDPKTGQVIAGVRDPEGEGFLCTLDIWKGEGQALNQAFAANTTIAVVATNARLDKSQATKVAQMAHDGMARVIVPCHTMYDGDTVFALATGQVEADVNLVGILAQEVLMQAIIRAVVFAETVQGIPAAGVEL from the coding sequence GTGGAGGCCAAGATAACCGATATCGAAGGGCTCAAAGTGGGAACTGCCGAGGACCTGGAAGCCTTAACGGGTTGTACGGTGGTGCTGGCTGAGCAAGGAGCTGTGTGCGGGGTGGACGTGCGGGGATCGGCTCCGGGTACTAGGGAGACCGACCTTTTATCACCCTTGAACCTGGTCGAGAAAGTACATGCGGTTCTATTGGCCGGGGGCAGTGCTTTTGGTCTCGAAGCGGCATCCGGAATTATGGAATACCTAGAAGAGCGTAATATTGGGTATCCTACCGGCAAGACGGTGGTTCCTATAGTCCCCGGAGCCGTCATTTTCGACCTGAACGTGGGGGATTACCGGCGGCGGCCGGACAAAGCCATGGGCTACCGGGCTTGCCTGAACGCGGGGGAAATAGTGAGAGAGGGGAACGTCGGCGCCGGCACCGGAGCTACCGTAGGGAAAGCCTTGGGCCACGAATACTGTACCAAGAGCGGCCAGGGGAGCAGCGCTGTGCGTTTGGAAGACGGCCTTATCGTCGGGGCACTGGCGGTGGTCAACGCTTACGGAGATATCGTGGATCCTAAAACCGGCCAGGTGATAGCCGGAGTGAGAGATCCGGAGGGTGAGGGCTTTCTCTGTACGCTGGACATTTGGAAGGGAGAAGGGCAAGCCCTCAACCAGGCTTTTGCCGCGAACACCACCATTGCCGTAGTCGCTACCAACGCCCGCTTGGACAAGAGCCAGGCTACCAAGGTGGCCCAGATGGCCCACGACGGTATGGCCCGGGTTATCGTACCCTGCCACACCATGTACGACGGGGACACGGTTTTTGCCCTTGCTACGGGGCAAGTGGAGGCAGACGTGAACCTGGTCGGGATTTTGGCCCAGGAGGTGCTCATGCAGGCCATAATCCGCGCCGTTGTGTTTGCCGAAACTGTTCAAGGCATTCCGGCTGCAGGCGTGGAATTATAG
- a CDS encoding biotin transporter BioY, producing the protein MRFSTKEIVMAGMFAAFAAAVAVVFRLVQPVLVPFSLLPVVVLLAGGLLPKRVAAASMMVYTLLGLVGLPVFASPPYGGPVYVLKPSFGFILGFGVAAYLVAWIIEKLGRRRAAYLLASVAGILAIYAVGLPYLYLILKFYLGQAVDVYRVLKIGFWPFIGLDLIKAGIASVIIDEVSKRVTILEPQMDTE; encoded by the coding sequence ATGCGGTTTAGCACTAAAGAAATAGTGATGGCAGGAATGTTTGCTGCTTTCGCAGCGGCGGTAGCAGTTGTGTTCCGCTTAGTACAGCCGGTATTGGTGCCTTTCAGCCTGCTACCGGTGGTTGTTCTCCTGGCAGGAGGGCTTTTGCCGAAACGGGTGGCGGCGGCCAGTATGATGGTGTATACCCTGCTCGGGCTGGTCGGCTTGCCGGTTTTCGCTTCACCTCCTTACGGCGGGCCGGTATATGTTCTTAAACCCAGCTTCGGATTCATTCTGGGGTTCGGGGTAGCGGCTTACTTGGTGGCGTGGATCATCGAGAAGCTCGGGCGCAGGCGTGCGGCATACTTGTTGGCTTCGGTTGCAGGCATACTGGCGATCTACGCGGTGGGCCTGCCCTATTTATACCTGATACTAAAGTTCTACCTGGGACAAGCGGTCGATGTTTATCGGGTGTTGAAGATAGGATTTTGGCCATTCATAGGGCTTGACCTTATCAAGGCGGGCATCGCTTCGGTCATAATCGACGAGGTGAGCAAGAGGGTTACAATTCTGGAACCACAGATGGACACTGAGTGA
- the panB gene encoding 3-methyl-2-oxobutanoate hydroxymethyltransferase, giving the protein MSRVTTTLLREKKARKEKITMLTAYDYSTAVMVDQAGIDVILVGDSLGNVVLGYETTLPVTMDDMIHHTRAVARGTKNSLLVGDMPFLSYHISIPEAVRNAGRFIQEGGAQAVKLEGGEERVETIKAVLDAQIPVMGHIGLTPQSVHQFGGFKVQGKDVETARKLVRDAKALEAAGVFAIVLECVPAALAERITAEVSVPTIGIGAGPGCDGQVLVINDMLGLYGGFTPKFVKKYANLNPLILEALRQYKEEVESGAFPAAEHCFAINEEVLEKLY; this is encoded by the coding sequence GTGTCGCGTGTTACTACTACCTTGTTGAGGGAGAAAAAAGCCAGGAAAGAAAAAATCACCATGTTGACGGCTTACGATTACTCGACCGCAGTTATGGTCGATCAGGCCGGAATCGACGTGATTCTTGTGGGGGATTCGTTAGGCAATGTAGTGTTGGGTTATGAAACGACTCTTCCGGTAACCATGGACGATATGATCCACCATACCCGGGCAGTTGCCAGGGGCACGAAGAACAGCTTGTTGGTGGGAGATATGCCGTTTTTATCTTACCACATAAGCATCCCAGAGGCGGTCCGGAATGCGGGCCGGTTCATTCAAGAAGGGGGGGCGCAAGCGGTTAAGCTGGAAGGGGGCGAAGAAAGAGTCGAGACCATTAAGGCGGTGTTGGATGCCCAGATACCGGTCATGGGCCACATCGGGTTGACCCCTCAGTCCGTGCACCAGTTCGGGGGATTTAAGGTTCAGGGCAAAGATGTGGAAACTGCCAGAAAGCTGGTGCGGGATGCCAAGGCCTTGGAAGCAGCAGGGGTTTTTGCTATTGTTCTCGAGTGTGTGCCTGCGGCTTTGGCAGAACGCATAACCGCCGAAGTTTCGGTTCCCACGATCGGCATAGGAGCGGGCCCCGGTTGCGACGGTCAAGTACTGGTTATCAACGACATGCTGGGGCTATACGGGGGTTTTACGCCTAAGTTCGTTAAGAAATACGCGAACCTCAACCCGCTCATACTTGAGGCCCTCCGCCAGTACAAGGAAGAAGTGGAGAGCGGAGCATTTCCTGCAGCCGAACATTGCTTTGCCATAAATGAAGAAGTCTTGGAGAAACTCTATTAG
- the nadA gene encoding quinolinate synthase NadA, producing MESLDGSVAEQIRYINRRKQELNAIILAHFYQRPEIQEMADYVGDSLQLAVQAAKTTADVIVFCGVRFMAESAKILNPKRTVLLPEPGAGCPMADMVTAKELRRKKQELPGVQVVCYVNSSAEVKAESDICCTSSNAVKVVNSLPPGVPVLFVPDKNLGHFVARQTGREMILWEGYCPVHHRVSLDELMEAKRQHPGAVVMVHPECQPEVVAASDYALSTGGILETVGRLPDREFIIGTEEGLLYQLRKRYPDRSFYLVRDEFLCPDMKLTTVEKVVRSLETLEPKIEVPEDVRGRAYQALERMINLR from the coding sequence ATGGAGAGCCTCGACGGGAGCGTGGCAGAGCAGATCAGATACATCAACCGAAGAAAGCAGGAACTAAACGCGATCATCCTGGCCCACTTTTATCAGAGACCGGAGATACAAGAGATGGCCGATTACGTCGGCGATTCCCTGCAGCTGGCTGTGCAGGCCGCTAAGACTACAGCCGACGTTATCGTTTTCTGTGGGGTAAGGTTCATGGCGGAAAGCGCGAAGATACTGAACCCGAAGAGGACGGTCTTGCTGCCAGAACCGGGAGCCGGTTGCCCCATGGCCGATATGGTCACTGCGAAGGAACTGCGCCGGAAAAAACAGGAGCTTCCCGGGGTGCAGGTAGTATGTTACGTCAACTCCTCGGCGGAGGTTAAGGCGGAAAGCGACATCTGTTGCACCTCTTCCAACGCGGTGAAGGTTGTGAACTCATTGCCTCCTGGTGTTCCTGTTTTGTTTGTACCCGATAAGAACCTGGGGCACTTCGTGGCCCGGCAAACGGGCCGGGAGATGATTTTGTGGGAAGGATATTGCCCTGTTCACCACCGGGTTTCACTGGATGAGTTAATGGAAGCCAAGCGACAGCATCCGGGGGCGGTGGTAATGGTACACCCGGAATGCCAGCCCGAGGTAGTAGCCGCTTCCGATTATGCCTTATCGACAGGCGGCATCTTGGAAACGGTCGGTCGTCTTCCTGACCGGGAATTTATCATCGGGACGGAAGAAGGGCTTCTGTATCAGTTGCGCAAGCGCTATCCGGATCGCAGTTTCTATCTGGTGCGGGACGAGTTCCTGTGCCCGGACATGAAGCTCACCACCGTGGAAAAGGTTGTCCGATCATTGGAAACTTTGGAGCCCAAGATCGAGGTGCCGGAAGATGTTCGCGGTCGGGCCTATCAGGCACTGGAACGGATGATAAACCTGCGCTGA
- the folB gene encoding dihydroneopterin aldolase, translated as MMDRLMLVGMEFWGCHGVLPEEKREQQPFFVDAVLYLDTRPAAAADCLEATVDYAAVYETIRQAVEGTQVNLIETLAENVARSIIEEYSAEAVEITVKKPRAPMPGKLDYVAVCIYRRRSG; from the coding sequence ATGATGGACAGGCTTATGCTGGTGGGGATGGAGTTCTGGGGCTGCCACGGGGTACTGCCTGAGGAGAAGCGGGAACAACAGCCCTTTTTCGTCGACGCGGTGCTGTACCTTGATACGCGACCTGCGGCGGCAGCCGATTGTCTCGAAGCGACGGTGGACTATGCGGCGGTGTACGAAACGATACGGCAAGCAGTGGAAGGAACGCAGGTCAACCTAATCGAGACCTTGGCTGAAAACGTGGCCCGGAGCATCATCGAAGAGTACTCGGCAGAAGCTGTAGAGATCACCGTAAAAAAACCACGGGCGCCTATGCCCGGCAAGTTAGATTATGTGGCTGTCTGCATTTACCGGCGCAGATCAGGGTAG
- the nadC gene encoding carboxylating nicotinate-nucleotide diphosphorylase produces the protein MASGVIKVLDSLYLNDVIRRALEEDIGYRDLTTDSIISREHRSRAVIIAKQEGIIAGLEVARRTFHLLDPAIDFQKAVEDGERVEPREVVARLEGCTRAILQGERVALNFLQRMSGIATYTRSLCELIQGTKADLVDTRKTTPGLRVLEKYAVRVGGGKNHRFGLFDGVIIKDNHIVAAGSITAAVKAVRDKIPHTVRVEVEVQNLEMLEEALEAGADIVMLDNMDIETMRQAVERASNRVLLEASGGINENNIRAVALTGVNFISVGALTHSAPSLDISLDLV, from the coding sequence ATGGCTAGCGGGGTGATTAAAGTGCTGGATAGTCTTTACCTTAATGATGTCATAAGAAGGGCGCTTGAGGAGGACATAGGGTACCGGGACTTGACCACGGATTCGATTATCTCTCGGGAGCACCGGAGCCGGGCGGTTATCATTGCCAAACAAGAGGGCATAATCGCCGGGCTAGAAGTGGCCCGGCGCACTTTTCATTTGCTGGACCCCGCAATTGATTTCCAAAAGGCCGTTGAAGATGGGGAGAGGGTAGAGCCGAGAGAGGTTGTGGCTCGCTTGGAAGGGTGTACCAGGGCGATTTTGCAGGGAGAAAGGGTAGCTCTCAATTTCCTTCAACGCATGTCTGGGATTGCTACTTACACCCGGAGTCTGTGTGAACTGATACAGGGGACGAAAGCTGATCTGGTCGATACCCGCAAGACCACTCCAGGGTTGCGGGTTCTCGAGAAGTACGCGGTTAGAGTGGGTGGGGGGAAAAACCACCGGTTCGGACTTTTCGATGGGGTTATCATAAAAGACAATCACATAGTAGCTGCCGGTAGCATTACGGCGGCGGTGAAAGCAGTGCGGGACAAGATACCCCATACGGTTCGTGTCGAAGTGGAGGTGCAGAACCTGGAGATGTTGGAAGAAGCCCTCGAGGCCGGAGCCGATATCGTCATGCTGGACAACATGGATATCGAAACAATGAGGCAGGCAGTGGAACGAGCTAGTAATAGAGTTTTGCTCGAGGCCTCAGGTGGGATTAATGAAAATAACATAAGGGCCGTAGCCCTGACCGGAGTCAACTTTATATCGGTCGGGGCTCTAACTCATTCGGCCCCTTCACTGGATATCAGCCTTGACCTGGTATAA
- the folP gene encoding dihydropteroate synthase, protein MKGDHVVFIQDQREAEQFLREVGADEAGVRWMKTKAVFRAVKLKDIPCPAANIIKQEMLSKGGEAAVKRGTVSGQGTTDVLLLGTVKQYQRLIKKLRMQPFGLKKIADELSEMLKNIEGTGPTVMQLPRGQELVLGQRTLVMGILNVTPDSFSDGGHYYSFAAAVERALAIEEEGADILDIGGMSTRPGHAPIPPEEELARVLPVVEALAGRINIPISVDTYRATVARACLEAGAGIINDVGGLLFDSEMAQVVAELQAPVVVMHNRMPNRPPEGYRNLIDEMIEDLQVSLERAEQAGIPKKNIIIDPGVGFGKIGEENFVILKRLREFKSLGYPLLLGVSRKSFIGAALNLPVGERLEGSLAAAVIGILNGADIVRVHDVEATKRVATIADAVK, encoded by the coding sequence ATGAAAGGAGACCATGTCGTGTTCATCCAAGACCAGCGCGAGGCAGAGCAGTTCCTGAGAGAAGTCGGGGCCGACGAGGCTGGGGTGCGATGGATGAAGACCAAGGCGGTTTTCAGAGCGGTCAAACTCAAAGACATCCCTTGCCCGGCAGCCAACATAATCAAGCAGGAGATGCTCTCCAAGGGCGGCGAAGCAGCTGTGAAGAGGGGCACGGTTTCGGGACAGGGAACTACCGACGTGCTCTTACTAGGAACCGTAAAACAGTACCAGCGGCTCATCAAGAAGCTCCGGATGCAGCCCTTTGGGTTAAAGAAGATCGCCGACGAATTGAGCGAGATGTTGAAAAATATCGAGGGAACCGGTCCGACCGTGATGCAGTTGCCCCGGGGGCAGGAACTGGTTTTGGGGCAGCGTACGCTTGTAATGGGGATTCTGAACGTGACCCCTGATTCTTTCTCGGACGGAGGGCATTATTACTCGTTCGCAGCCGCCGTTGAAAGAGCGCTGGCTATAGAAGAAGAAGGGGCCGACATCTTGGATATCGGGGGTATGTCGACCCGGCCTGGACATGCTCCTATTCCGCCCGAAGAAGAACTGGCCCGGGTCTTGCCTGTGGTCGAAGCCCTGGCTGGCCGGATAAACATCCCGATCTCGGTGGATACTTACCGCGCTACCGTAGCCCGTGCCTGCCTGGAAGCGGGTGCCGGCATCATCAACGATGTGGGGGGCTTGCTGTTTGACTCCGAGATGGCACAGGTGGTAGCCGAACTCCAGGCCCCGGTGGTGGTTATGCACAACCGCATGCCTAACCGGCCACCTGAAGGTTACCGAAATCTCATAGACGAGATGATAGAAGACCTTCAGGTGTCTTTAGAACGGGCCGAGCAGGCGGGGATTCCGAAAAAGAACATCATCATAGACCCTGGGGTGGGATTCGGCAAGATCGGCGAAGAAAACTTCGTGATACTGAAGCGGCTGCGGGAGTTCAAGAGCCTGGGGTATCCCTTGCTCTTGGGGGTGTCGCGCAAATCTTTTATAGGTGCGGCCTTAAACCTTCCGGTCGGGGAAAGACTGGAGGGCAGCTTGGCAGCAGCGGTCATCGGTATCCTAAACGGAGCCGATATTGTCAGGGTGCACGATGTTGAAGCAACCAAGCGCGTGGCAACCATCGCCGACGCAGTCAAGTAA
- the folK gene encoding 2-amino-4-hydroxy-6-hydroxymethyldihydropteridine diphosphokinase, with protein sequence MVYLSLGSNVGDKCQNLKTARHRLEETAEIRVVKASSFYLTEPWGKTDQDWFVNQVLAVETGLEPLSLLDTVLLIEERMGRVRQERWGPRTIDIDILLIDDRVINTDRLTVPHPRLHERGFVIIPLLEIAPGLVLPGRLPLQKVWENLVKNQETGCIKKLTCDKMSQRNIENG encoded by the coding sequence ATGGTATACCTTTCCCTCGGATCCAACGTGGGGGATAAATGTCAGAATCTCAAAACAGCCCGGCACCGGCTGGAGGAAACGGCCGAAATCAGGGTTGTAAAGGCATCATCCTTCTACCTGACCGAACCCTGGGGCAAAACCGATCAGGATTGGTTTGTAAACCAAGTGCTCGCTGTTGAAACCGGGCTAGAGCCTTTGTCCTTGCTCGACACGGTCTTATTAATCGAAGAACGGATGGGGCGCGTGCGGCAGGAACGTTGGGGACCGAGGACCATCGACATCGACATTCTCCTAATCGATGATCGGGTTATAAATACGGACAGGCTTACGGTACCGCATCCCCGTTTGCACGAGCGGGGCTTTGTGATAATCCCCTTGCTCGAGATCGCGCCTGGTCTTGTTTTGCCCGGCAGATTGCCGCTTCAGAAAGTTTGGGAAAATCTTGTCAAAAACCAGGAAACCGGTTGTATAAAAAAACTCACCTGTGATAAAATGAGTCAACGAAACATCGAGAACGGTTGA
- the nadB gene encoding L-aspartate oxidase gives MITTRYIAGIGEDTPVYTTDFLIIGSGIAGLFTALKACNLGQVTVLTKKKVEDSNTGLAQGGIAAAVHEEDSPFLHLEDTLEAGAGLCDPAAVNVLVTEGPDRVRELMTIGARFDTVNGTVRLTREAAHSKARILHAADATGEAIRRALVQKCREKSIPILEDHCLIDILTAGKRCEGALVYDAKQRQKVVFLARAVIICTGGAGQLYKYTTNPDIATADGLGAGFRAGCELTDMEFVQFHPTVLATAEPRRFLISEAVRGEGGILLNERGERFMPAYHPMAELAPRDVVARAIWSEMIKNGIDHVYLDMRSISNLTERFPNIYKNCLARGFNPTREVIPVSPAAHYMMGGIRTDLNGGTGVFGLYSCGEAACTGVHGANRLASNSLLEGIVFGQRIVNNAEEILWKNKISFEEVLQAFDQDWVLVPYNGSDCVTPGQALQAIKETMWEYVGIVRDESSLKKAGSIIEDLYARLTMGEDELLYYQVVNMLITARVITQAALWRRESRGAHFRSDYPVPDDLIWLKHISFLAY, from the coding sequence ATGATTACGACCAGGTATATTGCAGGAATAGGTGAGGACACGCCGGTATACACCACGGATTTTCTGATTATCGGCAGCGGTATTGCCGGGCTGTTTACTGCCCTCAAGGCCTGTAACCTAGGGCAAGTTACGGTTTTGACCAAAAAGAAAGTAGAAGACTCAAATACCGGATTAGCTCAGGGGGGAATCGCAGCGGCCGTGCACGAAGAGGATTCCCCCTTTTTGCACCTGGAGGATACCTTGGAAGCAGGTGCAGGACTGTGTGATCCAGCGGCGGTGAATGTTCTGGTGACCGAAGGGCCGGATCGCGTGCGGGAGCTGATGACGATTGGGGCTCGATTCGATACGGTCAACGGCACCGTTCGCTTGACCAGAGAAGCTGCTCACAGCAAGGCCCGGATCCTCCACGCGGCAGATGCTACGGGGGAAGCCATACGCCGGGCTTTAGTGCAGAAGTGCCGGGAGAAGTCGATCCCTATCCTGGAAGACCACTGCCTCATCGACATCCTTACAGCGGGGAAGCGCTGTGAAGGAGCACTGGTTTACGATGCCAAACAGAGACAAAAGGTAGTGTTCTTGGCCCGGGCGGTGATAATCTGCACTGGCGGAGCGGGCCAATTATACAAATACACCACCAATCCGGACATAGCCACTGCGGACGGGTTAGGGGCGGGTTTTCGGGCCGGATGCGAGCTGACCGACATGGAGTTCGTTCAGTTTCACCCCACGGTTTTAGCTACAGCCGAACCCCGCCGTTTCCTGATCTCGGAAGCCGTAAGGGGTGAAGGGGGAATACTCCTGAACGAGCGGGGAGAGCGATTCATGCCAGCGTACCACCCGATGGCAGAACTTGCTCCCCGGGATGTGGTAGCTCGAGCCATCTGGAGCGAAATGATAAAGAACGGAATTGACCACGTGTACCTGGACATGCGTTCCATTTCCAACCTTACCGAAAGGTTCCCGAACATATACAAGAACTGTTTGGCGCGGGGGTTCAACCCGACTCGGGAGGTCATACCCGTGTCCCCGGCTGCCCACTACATGATGGGAGGCATCCGCACCGACCTGAACGGGGGAACGGGGGTTTTTGGACTGTACAGCTGCGGGGAAGCGGCGTGCACCGGGGTGCACGGAGCCAACCGACTAGCTAGCAATTCCCTGTTAGAAGGCATTGTCTTCGGGCAGCGCATAGTGAACAATGCGGAAGAGATACTTTGGAAGAACAAGATCAGTTTTGAAGAAGTTTTGCAGGCTTTTGATCAAGACTGGGTGCTGGTGCCTTATAACGGATCTGATTGCGTAACGCCCGGCCAGGCTTTGCAGGCCATAAAAGAAACCATGTGGGAATATGTCGGTATAGTGAGGGACGAGAGCAGTCTCAAAAAAGCGGGCAGCATAATCGAGGATCTGTATGCGCGCCTGACCATGGGCGAGGACGAGCTCCTTTATTACCAGGTGGTCAATATGTTGATCACGGCTCGGGTGATTACACAGGCGGCTTTATGGCGGAGAGAAAGCCGGGGCGCCCATTTCCGCAGCGATTATCCCGTACCTGACGACCTCATATGGCTGAAGCACATATCTTTTCTGGCTTATTAG
- the panD gene encoding aspartate 1-decarboxylase: protein MFRTLMKSKIHRAVVTEADLNYVGSITIDKSLMEAADILPNEKVQVVNNNNGARFETYVIEGERDSGIICLNGAAARLVQKEDVIIIITYAAVSDEKARDWKPTLVFVDEKNRIKKVCQGHYQD from the coding sequence GTGTTCCGGACACTAATGAAGTCCAAGATTCATCGGGCAGTGGTGACCGAGGCGGACCTCAATTATGTAGGAAGTATTACCATCGATAAATCCCTGATGGAGGCGGCAGATATTCTGCCCAACGAAAAGGTTCAGGTGGTCAACAACAACAACGGTGCTCGCTTCGAAACTTACGTTATCGAAGGTGAGCGCGATTCGGGGATAATATGTCTGAACGGGGCTGCGGCCCGACTGGTGCAAAAGGAAGATGTGATAATCATCATTACCTACGCCGCGGTTTCAGACGAGAAGGCGCGCGATTGGAAGCCCACCTTAGTTTTTGTAGATGAGAAGAACCGGATCAAGAAGGTTTGTCAGGGGCATTACCAAGATTGA